In the Sorghum bicolor cultivar BTx623 chromosome 4, Sorghum_bicolor_NCBIv3, whole genome shotgun sequence genome, GTAGGACAACTCCGAAGCTGTATATATCACCTCTCAGAGTAGCCACCCACCCATGCCCATACTCAGGGGGAATATAACCAAGAGTGCCAACTAGCTCGGTCGTAACATGAGTTCTATTTGGCAGGATCAGTCTTGACAGCCCAAAATCTGCAACATAAGCTTTGAATTCTTTGTCAATTAGGATGTTGCTGCATTTGATGTCACGATGGACAATGTGTGGCTTGCAGACATTATGGATGTAGGAAAGGCCACGGCTTGCTCCTTGGGCAATCTTCAGCCTTGTCGGCCAGTCAAGAAATGTGCTGGCATCGTCATCCCTGTTGTGAAGCCAATCATCCAGGCTGCCATTCTCCATGAAAGAATATATGAGGAACCTAGAGTTTCCATGAATGCAATAACCCCACAATGGCACAAGATTTTCATGCTGAGCCATGGAAAGTGCTTCAACCTCAGCGGTGAACTCCCTTTCCACAAGGCACATCTCACCATTGAGCTTCTTAATTGCAAGCTTGGATCCATCAGGTAGCTCGGCCTTGAATACCAGTCCATAACCTCCACACCCAATGATGTTCTCCTTCCCAAAGTTATTTGTTGCCTTCACAATGTCGGTGAATGTGAGCTTGTTTTCAACTCCCTTGCTTCCTGGCACCATCACCAACGAGTGCCCTGAATTGGAGTTGAATGATACCGCTTCTATATCACTATTATTGTTGCTCCTATTTCTGGTGCTGAAACTTTTACCCCGGAACAAGACTAGGAGGCGAGCTAGCACTAACAGGATGGCAACACCTCCAAAAAATACACCAAATGCAAGTGCAAATATAGTTGTCTTGTCATGTACTTTTTTCTTAGAGATGAAAGGTGCTCCAGCTGAACTACACTGCTGAATAAGCATAGGACCACAGAGCTTCGGGTTGCCACCAAAGCTCGAATTTGTAAATGTACTCAACTGGCCTATGGTCGGCACAGGCCCTTCTAGGTCATTGAAAGAAACGTTGAATTCAGTAAGGAAGTGTAGATTGTTCAGTGCTCCAGGGATTGCACCAGTTAGATTGTTGCTTGACAAGTCTAGCACCAGCAAGTTTGTGAGGTTGCAGATCGATTGGGGGATATCCCCATATAGTTTGTTGAAGCTCAAATTAAGTGAAAGGAGCTCTTCTAAAAGACCGATCTCTGGAGGGATCACACCAATGAAGTTATTGTTTCCTAGATTGAGAACTTTTGGAAAAGCATTCACCTTGCGGTACTGAAGTGTGTAATCTAAATAAATTGGTACTTCAAAGACTCTTGAATCTAAAAGTGCTGCAGTCTTCTCTGATTTTAGCATCGGCATCTCTGTTAGTGCCGTAGGAATTCCCCCAGTCAGACTGTTATTTGATATGTCTAGATAGAACAGGAAGTTTAGGCTGCTGATCCAGTCAGGAATCGGCCCAGTTAGTTGATTGTCATCTAAAAATAACATCTGCAAATTTGTTAGCTTTGATAACCAATAAGGTATTTTCCCCAACAATGAGCATGCACTTAAGGAAAGAACCTGAAGATTCTCAAAACCGTCAATGCTTTCATCATCTGGCATGCTCTCGTTCATGAAGTTCAGCCCAATAAGAAGGGTAGCGAGGTTTTTGGAGCTCTTTAGTATCTGAAGTGCATTTGTCAAATTTGTAAAACTATTGCCAGTAAGTGAAAGGAAGGAGAGTGACTTCAGATTGCCTAGTCCCTTTGATAACTGGCTTTGGAAATTATTAAAAGATAGACGCAGCGCAGCTAGTCTGTGGCATGAATATATGCTTTTTGGAATTTTGCCACTGAAGTTGTTCTTCCTGAGATCTAAGATTTTTAGATTGGGTAAGTTGGAGAAAATGACCTTGGTGAGTTCTCCACTGAAATTGTTGTTCTTGAGGTCGATGTTTGTGAGATTTGTGCAGTTGCTCAGGGTGGATGGCAGCTCCCCAGACATGCTGTTATAGCCCAAATGAAGTTCCTGCAATTTCTTGAGCTGAACTATGGAATCGGGTAGCTTTCCCCTGAAATTATTTTCTCCAAGATCAAGGATGACCAGATTACTGAGTTTGGCTATATGTGTGCCCTCAAGAATTCCATGTAAACTGTTGCTGGAAAAAGAGAGATGCTCCAACAAGGTAGCATTGAAGAGTTCATCAGGGAGACCCCCACTGAGGTGGTTGTGGCCAGCCTTGAGCACTTTGAGCTTGGAGCAATTACCGAGTCCTGGGGGAATactgccactgagtttgttgTAACAGAGTTCAAGGATAGCAAAGTTTTGTGATATGTTACAGAAATGACTTGGAATCTTCCCAGTAAAGCTGTTGTTGCTGGCATTGAGTGCGACTAGATTCTCCATCCCCTTCCATGTTGTGGATGTAAACTGCCCTGTAAACAAGTTGCTTGAGATATTAAGTACCTTTAGAGGCTGGCCAGGGGTTGAAGATGGCAGCTCATGCAGGTCTCCAGTGAGGTGGTTGAAGCTGACGTCCAGGACGATGATGCTGCTGGACGACACCAATTCTAGCGGCAGGCCACCGGACAGTGAGTTGTAGGACAAGTTAAGGTGCTGTAAGCTAGTGAGGTTACCAAGAGAAGGTCTGATTGACCCTTCAAGGCCTCTAGATGGCAGAGAGACCTGAGTGACCGCCTTGTTACCGTTGCAGGTGATCCCTTGCCATTGGCAGCAATCAGTGCCTTCTTCCTTCCATGACTTGGCGAGACCAGAAACCTTCGAGAGCCCAGCAAGGAATTGGAGGAGAGATGTCTTCTCCTGCTCTGTGCAGGAACTTGTAGGGGTGGCCAAAGAGACCAGCAGCACAAGAGCAATGGCAAGGACTGGTATGGGTAATCTACTCCTGTATTTCTTGTATGAAAAATGGAGCGGCTGCATGGCTTCTTTTCGATACAAGCATGGAAAGCAGATGCTGAACCTGTGTCCTGTCTAGGCAGCACCAAATGGTCTAATCAGGGAAGAGCATAaggtaggaggaggaggaggaagcccTCTCTTACATCTTTCTGATCCCTTCTTGGTGTGGTTAGCAGAGAGAAAAATGGAGTGAAGGATTAGATGCTATAACAATTTACTCGTACCTATATTGTATTTTATGCAGTAGACACCGCAGCTCACTTGTTAGAACTTTGACATTTCATTGGTGGCTAACTTGTATGATCAATTAAGAAGTCCAACTGACCACGCTTCCTGGTCGCGCAAAGTATGTCTTTTCCCAGTCATCTTTGAATCAATCCGTGTTGAATTATTACAGTTTGACATGATTTACCTGATCTGACATAACCTGTTTTGCCAGACTCACTCTACAGTAAACACAGAGCCTGCATGAATTTACCTTGTCTCAGGATCTGGCATCGCATGTCCTACACCCTATTTGTTGAACAGGAAAAGGCACATAATTTAGATCAATCATCGGCGCCGCGGTCAAGGTATCAACATGGTGGTGGCTAAGGGCGACCTGGTGTACTATTCTTTGTCTAATTAGCCGCCTTGCCCGAGGCGTTTACTTTCTGTTATCCTTGCAGCTGATGCAGTTGTGCACGTTTGCAGCTGTCCCCCACGCCCCCTGTTCCACAGGTGCGTGATGAACCTCGGCTCTGGCTGGAAGCCTGGAAGTAAACTGGGCAGAGCAGCTTGTGCATGAGGACTGGCCGACTGAGATTTGAAGCAGCACCGGAGAGTGGAGTTCCCTGAAGCAAGCTGCTGTGAAACACGGCCTATCGGAAATTTTCAGGTAGTAATGCTAAAGATTTCGTGTTTTTCCAGGGCATCTTGATCATGTTCTTGTTGATGATGATTGCTTGCCTGGTTAGTGGGTGCAGTTGCACATTTCGTAGTGGTCGTTGTATGATTATCTGTCATCACGGGTGCCGGGTGCCTACTATTTTCTCGTTGTGTCGACTGCAGAACAGCAAGTGGATGGCACTAAACACTGTCGAGGCTCCCTTTCTGAGTTAAGCAGAGCTGAGCTAGCGCTGCGTCCCTTTCTGAGTCTTTTTCTTAGAAGAACACTTTGGGTCTTGTCTGCTCTGCTCCTTCCATTCACACACACTGTTTGTTTATTTTTCGCAGGGTTACAAATGTACCAGGTCCAGAGCCAATTGCAGAGGAACCTGTTAGCAGAGCAGCTGAGGAGCGAGCGCCTGGCGTGTCGGCTCGGACTACCTCGGCTTCCTGCAGCCAGACATGAGTGGAAGCACGGCAGGGATGCAGAAACCACGGCAACGGCATGCGCGTAGACGACACGGGCACGGCCTTCCCACTCCAACTCCAACTCCATGCGGTTGGTCAGCGCGCTCATTGCATGTGCATGAACTGGATGTGGATGGACGGCCATCCCCGGTCGTCCATCTCAGCATACGTTGTCTTAGGGTCTGTGTACAGGGAGCTGTTTTTTTATTaaacacttatttctaaaacagtttcataggtgaagctgtttttcttctcttgaagctgaaaaaagtagcttattgcagctctctccctcatttctatctctcatctatgcataaagtagttggtgaagctattttagcaaacatttttttctaaaatagctCAACTTCACCTATAAAGTtgttcatgaagctattttctaaaaaaaatagcttcactagtgaagttgagctgtgctaaacaagcccttagtgTCGACTATTTTCTCATTATATCTTGAACCGTGATCTTTGGCTTAATTTTATCCTAACTTTGCACATTAATGATCCACAACACGTGTTAAATTTGAAAACGATCAGGACGTCCACGTGGATTTGGTGTATCGTGTTTTGCAGTCTGGCAGTTTTGGCCGTCATTTGCCCGTCAATTTTCTTCGTGCCTATAGGTTCAATCGGTTTCTTAGGCAGTTATTTGTTGAGGTAGTTCTTGTTGAGTATGTTTCAAATTCAGTTGCACATTATAAAAGCCGACTTCTGGCGGAATAAAGCGGAGGCATAAGTGGCTCAGCTTGACTCCTTATCTTAACGAGCCAAAAAGCTGGCTTGGCTCGCTTATTACGAGTTTGAGCTGGCTCGTTAAGCTCGCGAGCCAGGTATAAAAGGTACATAAATTATATTTATTTGCGTTTGTCTAAATCTTAAAAATAGTAATAATATAAAAATGATATATCCAATAGTACTAAATCAAATAAAATATTCATATCAACTAACATATCAACCATTTGTAAAATATAAGACATGAAGTAATACAAAATTAATATCAGTTATGATGACTTTTTCTCTGAAATGCTCGTTTGGCTCGCGAGGTGGCTCGAGTTGGCTAACGAGCTAAAATCTTGGCTCGGCCGAGCCAACCACAACCCGAACGAGCTAAGGACCTTCGAGTTTTTCGTCCACGCTTATCTACAACAAGTGATATCTGTAATGTCGTATGACAGTTTTATCCTCTTGTTGCCCATTATTTTTCTTCATGTCTATAGGTCTAGTCGGTTCTTCGTGTGCTTACCTCACGCTTTTTAAAGAGATCTTGGTCTCTCTCGAAAATATCGATTATTGGCCATGCATCCCCATGTTGCTCTATAGTCTCCATGTCGCTTCTTGTTCTCGCCTCCTCTGTCCATCCCCACATCTATCTCCGCATTGTTTTAGTATCAACCACTTTCTaatgaagacaaacttgaatTATGATTTTTGGCCTCAATTTTATCCTAATTTATACATGGTGTGTATTCAACAAGACAAACTTGGCCGAGCCACCAAACTCAGCAATTTCTATACTTTGTTTTTTTGCCTTAGCACACGCCATCAAAATTAgacttctctctatgtaaaatATGAGTACTTTCTTAGTTCTAAAATAGAAGTCAGTCTCACTTCCTGATAAGCCAGTTTTTCTTAACTTTGAcaactatatataaaaaatattaatatttataatacataattagtatcattaaataGATCGTTAAGTATACTAtcctaataaatttatttagagatataaatgttgcatgtattttctataaatctaatCAAATTTGACAAAATTTGACATGCACGTATCTCGTAGCATCAACTATTTAGGGACCAAGGGAGTACTGCCTAGACCttctttagttccaaaatttttggtaaaatgaggactatagcactttcgtttttatttgataaatattatccaattatagactaactagactcaaaagattcgtctcgtaaaatacaggtaaactgtgtagttaattattgtttttatctatatttaatgctccatgcatataccacaaaattcgatgtgacggagaatctgctgtaaattttttttaactaaacaaggccatacctAGTCCCAATTTACGGTAGGGATATCATATAAAATGCGAGGGTCTTCTACCAAATATCCTGACCCAAACTTTCTAAAaaaactgaggccttgtttagttttcaaaaaaatttagtttcgggtactgtagcactttcatttttatttggtaaatattgtctaatcatagactaactaagctcaaaagattcatctcgcgatttacaggcaaactgtgtaattagtttttgttttcatctatatatataatactctatgcatgtgccgcaaaattcaatgtgacggggaattttgaattttttttggtttttggatgaactaaggccttgtttagttcgtgaaaatttttggatttagctactgtagcactttcgtttttatttgacaattattgtttaatcatggactaactaggctcaaaaaattcgtctcgtaaattataggtaaactgtataattaattattttttatctatatttaatactccatgtgccgcaagatttaatttaacggaaaatcttgaaaaattttagaaactaaacaaggcctgacccAAAAACAATAAAACAGGAGGGGACTTTTGTAAAACACTGCTTATTCCGCGGCGCTTCCGTCAACGGTCGCCGGCAAGCCGCAGCCCAGTCGCCGcgcgtctcgctcaactaggcATCCAACAAATTGCACCAGGCGCGGCGCCGGCGGGGGTACCTTCGGACCCATGACTGGGTTATCGGTCAGGCCTACTAGCGTACTCTGCACTCTGCAGTAGCTCCTCTCTCGTCCCCGACCAGTCTACAGCCAACACCCGAGCAGCGTGTCCTCGCCGCCCCGCGTTGGTCGCTCGGTCCCGATCGGCCGCGTGCGTGCCAAGTCAGTGGTGTACGGCGCAATGCCAATCCCGAGGACCGGAGAATGCGgcgtggcggcggcgccgtcTCGGAAGCCGCGCGCTCAGGGTGTTCGTGGAAATGCCGCCGCCAGGACCCGTCACTTGAGGACTCCATGGATGGATACGGATACGGAATTACGGATACGGTGACTGTCGAATGCCTCGTGTGAATGGGCGCGTCGTGCAGGAGCAGGTCGAGGACGTACGGGCGCACGGGCGCGTGGTGCATGGACCTGGTCACCTCGCCGGGTCAAACTGCATGCATGGTTACTCCTACTTAGCACAGGTACAGTGGTACTTCGCACAATCTAAATGCATGTCGAGATTCATTTAGTGTGTGTTTGGTTTGAAGAATGTCATCTCctcacttttttttgtttggtttgtggAATGGAATAACTTGATCCACGACCACCTCATTCCTTACAAGCtaatatttaggccttgtttagatctaaaaactttttggatttgggtattgtagcactttcgtttgtatttagcaaGTATtgccaaccatggactaactaggctcaaaagatttgtctcgcaaattacaggtaaattgtgcaattagttattttttatgtatatttaatgctccatgcttgtgctgcaagatttgatgtgacggaaaatcttaaaaagtttttgaattttgggttaaacaaggccttagtttatgTATGAGGAATGGGTTGATTCCACCAAATTCATGGAATAAAATCATGACGCACCACCTCACAAAGCATGGGTATTCCACAAACCAAGCAACCATTAGTGATCGTCTCAAAACCAAAAGTTGTGCTACGGATTATGCTGCCGCTCCATTTCATACTTTAACCagacattttttttatttcctcgttctgTATTCTCACTCCAttctaggccgtgtttagttcctgaacGAAAAaacttcgcgacactgtagcacttttgtttgtttgtggtaattattgtccaaccatagactaactaggctcaaaagattcgtctcgtacatttcgaccaaactgtgcaatttttatttttatctatatttaatattccatgcatgtgtctaaagattcgatgtgatgaggaatcttaaaaagttttgggttttggagtggaagtaaacaaggccctagtggtTTTAGAACTTTGTTCATCATAGCCAAGAGCTGAGTGATCCCAGCATCTAATGCATCAGTACCAGTACTTGAGCTAGTATAACAACTCAGCAAGTACATTCGTTTTTCACTTGCTTTTGCTTTTCCAAAATACTTCTACAAACTGACCAGAGCATACATGTTACTAGTACTTAAAAAAAATAGGTGGGGGATGCGTACTTATCTTCctcaaaatctatttttataatgtGCAAGAAACTGTACAGGATGTAGTGTAGTACTAGCCCAACTCAAACCGGTACCTCTAGTGAAAATTATATCTACTCTCCCTATTCATTTAACTGCAGTACCATCATGTGTAACTGGATGGTAACTGCTCTGTCTTGGTTGACTTTTGTCTCTGCAGACCAGCATTGATGCTTTCCAGGCATGAGACTACTTCCATTATAGGTGGCCTCATGGAAGGCTTATGATTCACACACTTACAAGCAACTTCAAGCATCATCAGCATTTGCTCTTCATGCCCTGTGCCACGGAGTATTGGATCCAGGACCTCAATTTGCTTTCCCTGAAACCTCATCTCCAGCACCCACGGGACAAGTTCTTTTGATGTTGACAGAACTGGAACAGGTCGCAATCCTGTGAGTAGCTCAAGAAGGACAACTCCGAAGCTGTATATATCACCTCTCAAAGTAGCCACCCACCCATGCCCATACTCAGGTGGAATGTAACCAAGAGTGCCTACCAGCTCGGTCGTAACATGAGTTTTGTGGGGCAGTATCACTCTTGCCAGCCCAAAATCTGCCACATAAGCTTTGAATTCTTTGTCAAGCAGTATGTTGCTGCATTTTATGTCACGATGGACAATGTGCGGCTTGCAGACATTATGGATATAGGAAAGACCACAGCTTGCTCCTTGGGCAATCCTCAACCTCGTCGGCCAGTCAAGAAATGTGCTAGCATCATCATCTCTGTTGTGAAGCCAATCATCTAAACTGCCATTCTCCATGAAAGAATATATGAGGAACCTAGAGTTTCCATGGATGCAATAACCCCACAGTGGCACAAGATTTTCATGCTGGGCCATGGAGAGTGCTTCAACCTCAGCAGTGAACTCCCTTTCCATAAGGCACATCTCACTGTTGAGCTTCTTAATTGCAAGCTTGGATCCATTAGGTAGCTCGGCTTTGTACACTAGACCGTAACCACCACACCCAATGATGTTCTCCTTGTTGAAGTTATTTGTAGCTTTCACAATGTCAGAGAATGTGAGCTTGTTTTTGTCTCCCTTGCCTTGAGGCATCATGACCAGTTCGTGCTCTGAGCTGGAATTTATTGAAGTCGTTTCAACATCTCCACTATCCTCCCTTCTACCTTTTGCTGCTAAACACTTTACCCTGATTGATACAAGGAGACAGCCCAGCAACAGAAGAATGGCAATCCCTGCAAAGAACACGCCGAATGCAATTGCAAAACTaaccttctttttttcttttctggtgACTGGAGATGCTTGAGCTGAACTGCATCGATGGGCAAGCATAGAGCCACATAACTTTGGGTTCCCCTCAAAGCTAGAATTCTGGAATGTGCTAAACTGGCCGCCAGTTGGAATAGGCCCTTCCAGGTTATTGTTAGAAATGTTGAAAGTGGAAAGGAAGTGCAGGTTCTCCAATGCAGCTGGGATTCTACCTGTGAGATTATTGTTGGACAAGTCTAGCGCCAGCAGGTTTGTGAGGTTGCATATCGATGTGGGGATTGGTCCTGTTAAGTTGTTTGAGCTGATATCGAGTGAAAGGAGGGCATTCAACTGACCGATCTCTTGGGGAATCACACCTGTGAACCTGTTACTGCTTAGATAAAGCACTTTAGGAAAAGCAATTGGTATGCGGTATTGACGTGATGGGCCACTATAAACTGTTAGATCAAAGATCCTTGGGTCCAAATCAGCTGCAGTCTTCCCTGAAGTTAGCATTGGCATATTCGTTAATTCTTTTGGAATATCCCCTGTAAGGCTGTTGTTTGATAGGTCTAAATAGAAAAGATAGTTCAGGGTGTTTATCCAGGTTGGTATCGGTCCACTTAGTTGATTGCCTTGCAAAGACAGCGCCTCCAATTTTACTATCTTTGATATCCAAAGAGGCACTTTCCCCAACAATAGGCAATTTTCGATGCCCAAAACCTGTAGATTCTCAAAACCAGCAATGCTGTCATCTGGCATGGTCTCATTCATGAAGTTGAGCCCAATAAGAAGGGTGGTGAGGTTTTTGGAGCTCTTTAGTATCTGAAGTGCATTTGCCAAATTTGTAAAATTGTTGCTAGCAAGTGAAAGGAACGAGAGTGACTTCAGATTGCCTAGTCCCTTTGATAACTGGCCTCGGAAATTATTATAAGATAGACGCAGTGCAGCTAGTTTGTAGCATGAATATATGCTTTCTGGAATTTTGCCACTGAAGTTGTTCCGCATAAGATCTAACATTTTTAGATTTGGTAAGTTGGAGAAATTGACCTTTGTGAGTTCTCCACTGAAATTGTTGCTCTTGAGGTCGATGTTTGTAAGATCTGTGCAGTTACTCAGGGTGGATGGCAGCTCCCCAGACATGCTGTTATAGCCCAAATGAAGTTCCTGTAATTTTTTGAGCTGAACTATTGAATCGGGTACCTTTCCACTGAAATTATTTTCTCCAAGATCAAGGATGACCAGATTAGTGAGTTTGGCTATATGAGTGCCCTCAAGTATTCCATGTAAACTGTTGCTGGAAAAAGAGAGATGCTCCAACAAGGTAGCATTGAAGAGTTCTTCAGGGAGAGGCCCACTGAGGTAGTTGTGGCCAGCCTTGAGCACTTTGAGCTTGGAGCATTTACTGAGCCCTGGGGGTATactgccactgagtttgttgTAACAGAGTTCAAGGATAGCAAGGTTTGATGATATGTTACAGAAATGACTTGGAATCTGCCCAGTAAAGCTGTTGTTGCTAGCATTGAGCACCACTAGATTCTCCATCCCCTTCCATGTTGTGAATGTTAACTGTCCTGTAAACAAGTTGCTTGAGATGTTAAGTACCTTTAGAGGTTGGCCAGAGGTTGAAGAATGTAGATCATGCAAGTCCCCACTGATATGGTTAAAGCTGATGTCGAGGACAATGATACTGCTGGATGACACCAATTCCAGGGGCAGGTCACCAGACAGTGAATTGTAGGACAAGTTAAGATGCTGCAGGCTGGTGAGGTTTCCAAGAGATGTGATACTCCCTTCAAGGCCTCTAGATGGCAGAGAGACCTCTACGACCGTCTTGTTTCCATTGCAGGTGACCCCTTCCCATTTGCAGCAATCAGTTCCTTCTTGCCATGACTTGGCGAGACCAGAATCCTTCCAGAGCCCATCAAGGAACTGGAGGAGAGATGTCTTCTCCTGCTCCGTGCAAGAACTGATGGGGGTGGCCAAGGAGAGCAGCAGCACAAGAGAAACGGCAAGGACAGGTAGGGGTAAACCAATGTTGTACTTCTTGTATGAAAAATGGAGTGGCTGCATGGCTTCCTATTGAAACTAGCATGGAAACCAGACGCTTAACTTCATAACTTGTGCCCAATCTAGACAAAGTTATAATATGGTGTAACCGGGGAAGAACATAAGGTAGAAGAAGGAAGGGCTGCTGGTTCCATCTTGCTGATCCCTTCTAGTAGTGTCCACCACAAAGAAAAATGGAGGCAAGGATTAGATGGTACAACAAAGTCTTCATTATGATTCTATTATATTTATATGCAACAAAAAACACAGCAGCTCGCTTGTTCACACCTAGATGTTTCATTGGTGGCTATCTGCTGTGGTCCACTAGGAATCCAACTGACGAAGCTTCCTGGCCGTACAAAATATTTTCCTCTGTCCAGTCATCATTGAATCATCCTTGTTGAGTGTCTACAGTCTGCTCTGATttgacataggccttgtttagttgtgaattttttttgaatttcgctactgtagcactttcgtttttatttgacaaacattgtcagtaactaagtttaaaagattcatctcgcgatttacaggcaaactgtgcaattaagttttgttttcatctatatttaatgctccatgcatgtgccataatatATGTTGCCACACTCGTGTAACCCCTCAATTGTCCTGATCAATAGCGAGTGTAGGTTGCactgattttttttgaatttggcCTAATTTTGATAAAATTTGTATTGTTGGCCCCTCTAACAAAAAAAACACATTTTTGGCTCTGCCTGTGGATCTGACATCACTTAGCTGCTAGCTTCACTTGAACAACCAGTTGTCGTAACCTTAGTCGTTACTCGTTAGTGCTAACAAATCTaagacaaaaaagaaaaaatagaatCACTAATCGAGGTGCCCTTTTTGTTGAGCAGGAAAAGGCGCGTATCTCTGAAAGCCACAATTGCCGAAGATCTGCAAGACCCGATTGGTGTGAGATAGTATGCAAAGCGCATGATCCTAAAGGCGCCTACAATCTAGAGCAATCATCGGGTTGACAGTCAAGGTGTGTACATGGTTTGGACTTAGGCGCAAGTGGAGGCAGGAAAAATAAGAAAGCAATTGTTGTGGTGGTGACAGGGCGAGGGCGACCTGGTGGCGGGTGCCTTCTGACTGGCTGCTTTGGCCTGTGGTGTTACGTTCT is a window encoding:
- the LOC8076071 gene encoding tyrosine-sulfated glycopeptide receptor 1, whose product is MQPLHFSYKKYNIGLPLPVLAVSLVLLLSLATPISSCTEQEKTSLLQFLDGLWKDSGLAKSWQEGTDCCKWEGVTCNGNKTVVEVSLPSRGLEGSITSLGNLTSLQHLNLSYNSLSGDLPLELVSSSSIIVLDISFNHISGDLHDLHSSTSGQPLKVLNISSNLFTGQLTFTTWKGMENLVVLNASNNSFTGQIPSHFCNISSNLAILELCYNKLSGSIPPGLSKCSKLKVLKAGHNYLSGPLPEELFNATLLEHLSFSSNSLHGILEGTHIAKLTNLVILDLGENNFSGKVPDSIVQLKKLQELHLGYNSMSGELPSTLSNCTDLTNIDLKSNNFSGELTKVNFSNLPNLKMLDLMRNNFSGKIPESIYSCYKLAALRLSYNNFRGQLSKGLGNLKSLSFLSLASNNFTNLANALQILKSSKNLTTLLIGLNFMNETMPDDSIAGFENLQVLGIENCLLLGKVPLWISKIVKLEALSLQGNQLSGPIPTWINTLNYLFYLDLSNNSLTGDIPKELTNMPMLTSGKTAADLDPRIFDLTVYSGPSRQYRIPIAFPKVLYLSSNRFTGVIPQEIGQLNALLSLDISSNNLTGPIPTSICNLTNLLALDLSNNNLTGRIPAALENLHFLSTFNISNNNLEGPIPTGGQFSTFQNSSFEGNPKLCGSMLAHRCSSAQASPVTRKEKKKVSFAIAFGVFFAGIAILLLLGCLLVSIRVKCLAAKGRREDSGDVETTSINSSSEHELVMMPQGKGDKNKLTFSDIVKATNNFNKENIIGCGGYGLVYKAELPNGSKLAIKKLNSEMCLMEREFTAEVEALSMAQHENLVPLWGYCIHGNSRFLIYSFMENGSLDDWLHNRDDDASTFLDWPTRLRIAQGASCGLSYIHNVCKPHIVHRDIKCSNILLDKEFKAYVADFGLARVILPHKTHVTTELVGTLGYIPPEYGHGWVATLRGDIYSFGVVLLELLTGLRPVPVLSTSKELVPWVLEMRFQGKQIEVLDPILRGTGHEEQMLMMLEVACKCVNHKPSMRPPIMEVVSCLESINAGLQRQKSTKTEQLPSSYT